A stretch of Henckelia pumila isolate YLH828 chromosome 4, ASM3356847v2, whole genome shotgun sequence DNA encodes these proteins:
- the LOC140866488 gene encoding polygalacturonase-1 non-catalytic subunit beta-like — protein sequence MGPSFPTFFAMFSFLAYTSISTTTSQSAPFSSTQIKFWHENVQNKMPSPILKKLSPLTHNDCESYASMISDDDFGFSAADSKFCALAKLSCNAALELASQRPEVYNRYSNNRASILDRPNKLEDPFSFFRISLLKNGNTLRLPNLQDSLPDRAFLPPQIASKISLNIKEISRLFPGSTIHAATKETIEITLSYCDAAAIKGEVKSCPKSLEEMIDFSKSALGGKRLISLTSKTTQGISNTQLTIKNVKKFNADKIIACHESYLPFAAYFCHSLSSTSLYSVDVVEPKSTGAPVNTLVAICHMDTSPWPENHVAFKILKLRPGQGEACHWFTQLDLAWILHTESM from the coding sequence atgggcCCTTCGTTTCCTACTTTCTTTGCTATGTTTTCCTTCCTTGCTTACACTTCAATTTCTACTACGACATCTCAATCCGCCCCTTTCTCATCGACCCAAATCAAATTCTGGCATGAAAACGTGCAAAACAAAATGCCAAGCCCCATCCTCAAGAAACTCTCGCCTCTCACCCACAATGACTGCGAATCTTACGCTAGCATGATCTCCGACGACGACTTCGGATTCTCCGCCGCGGATTCCAAGTTCTGCGCACTAGCGAAACTATCATGTAACGCCGCACTCGAACTTGCGTCGCAACGTCCCGAAGTGTACAATAGATATAGCAACAATCGAGCCTCGATCCTCGATCGTCCAAACAAGCTGGAAGATCCATTTTCGTTTTTCAGGATTTCACTCCTCAAGAATGGAAACACTCTTCGTCTCCCCAACTTGCAAGATTCTCTCCCAGACCGCGCATTTCTTCCCCCTCAAATCGCGTCGAAAATATCCTTAAACATCAAAGAGATCTCCAGATTGTTCCCTGGATCCACCATCCATGCAGCCACCAAAGAAACCATCGAAATCACACTCTCCTACTGCGACGCAGCCGCCATCAAAGGTGAAGTGAAAAGTTGTCCGAAATCTTTAGAAGAAATGATAGACTTCTCCAAATCGGCTCTAGGTGGGAAAAGATTAATATCCTTAACATCCAAGACCACACAAGGAATATCAAATACTCAACTCACTATCAAGAACGTGAAAAAATTCAATGCCGATAAAATCATAGCTTGCCACGAGTCTTATCTTCCTTTTGCAGCTTATTTTTGCCATTCTTTATCCTCCACGAGTCTGTATTCTGTGGATGTAGTCGAGCCGAAAAGTACCGGAGCTCCGGTGAATACCCTTGTTGCCATATGTCACATGGATACTTCACCATGGCCGGAGAATCACGTAGCCTTTAAGATACTCAAACTCAGGCCCGGACAAGGCGAGGCGTGCCACTGGTTCACCCAACTCGATCTTGCATGGATACTCCACACTGAATCCATGTGA
- the LOC140860467 gene encoding polygalacturonase-1 non-catalytic subunit beta-like: MSRISILKNGNTLRLPNLQESLPDRAFLPPQIASKISLNIKEIARLFPGSTINAATKGTIENTLSYCDAAAIKGEVKSCPKSLEEMIDFSKSALGGKRLISLTSKTTRGSNTQLTINNVKKFNTDKIVACHEAYHRFAA, translated from the exons ATGTCAAG GATTTCAATCCTCAAGAATGGAAACACTCTTCGTCTCCCCAACTTGCAAGAATCTCTCCCGGACCGCGCATTTCTTCCCCCTCAAATCGCGTCGAAAATATCCTTAAACATCAAAGAAATCGCCAGATTGTTCCCTGGATCCACCATCAATGCAGCCACAAAAGGAACCATTGAAAACACACTCTCTTATTGCGACGCAGCCGCCATCAAAGGTGAAGTAAAAAGTTGTCCGAAATCTTTAGAAGAAATGATTGACTTCTCCAAGTCGGCTCTAGGTGGGAAAAGATTAATATCCTTAACATCCAAGACCACACGAGGATCAAACACTCAACTCACTATCAACAACGTCAAAAAATTCAATACCGATAAAATCGTGGCGTGCCACGAGGCTTATCATCGCTTTGCAGCTTAA
- the LOC140863694 gene encoding polygalacturonase-1 non-catalytic subunit beta-like, translating into MACCWFTTFLASLLVVVYTSTCACAISTTPFSSTQIKFWSENVQNKMPTPILKKLSPLTQNDCDLYTNNNVKFSADSRFCSMAKLSCGSAVLESSLRPDHALAAAYSNAYGQVISSNIQLALDQKNADPFSFFRINSTLKINGNPVHIPNLKDSLPGRAFLPPQIASKIPLNIKDITRLFPAGAATKQTIEKTLYYCNAAAIKGEVKSCPKSLEEMIDFSKSALGGNRLISLTSKSTQGSNTQLTINNLKKFNADKIVACHEAFLPFAAYFCHSLPSTSLYSVDLVEPKTGAPVNTLVAICHMDTSAWPENHVAFKILKLRPGQGEACHWFTQLDLAWILHTE; encoded by the coding sequence ATGGCCTGTTGTTGGTTTACTACTTTCTTGGCTAGCTTGCTTGTAGTTGTTTACACTAGTACTTGTGCTTGTGCAATTTCTACGACCCCTTTCTCATCGACCCAAATCAAATTCTGGTCTGAAAATGTGCAAAACAAAATGCCAACACCCATTCTCAAGAAACTCTCACCTTTGACCCAAAATGATTGTGACTTGTACACCAACAACAACGTTAAATTTTCCGCAGATTCCAGGTTTTGTTCCATGGCAAAACTATCGTGTGGCTCTGCAGTACTCGAATCTTCTCTCAGGCCAGATCATGCCTTAGCAGCAGCGTACAGTAATGCATATGGTCAAGTGATCTCCTCCAATATCCAGCTTGCTCTCGATCAAAAGAATGCAGATCCCTTTTCCTTTTTCAGGATTAATTCAACCCTCAAGATTAATGGGAATCCCGTTCATATCCCCAACTTGAAAGACTCGCTCCCAGGCCGCGCATTTCTTCCCCCTCAAATTGCATCGAAAATTCCCTTAAACATCAAAGATATCACCAGATTGTTCCCTGCAGGAGCTGCCACCAAACAAACCATTGAAAAAACTCTTTACTACTGCAACGCAGCCGCCATCAAAGGTGAAGTGAAAAGTTGTCCCAAATCTTTAGAAGAAATGATAGACTTCTCCAAGTCGGCTCTAGGTGGAAATAGATTAATATCCTTAACATCCAAGAGTACACAAGGATCAAATACTCAACTTACTATCAACAACCTTAAAAAATTCAATGCCGACAAAATCGTAGCCTGCCACGAGGCTTTTCTTCCCTTTGCGGCTTATTTCTGCCATTCTTTGCCCTCCACTAGCTTGTACTCGGTGGATTTAGTCGAGCCCAAGACCGGAGCTCCGGTGAATACCCTTGTTGCCATATGTCACATGGATACTTCTGCATGGCCGGAGAATCACGTGGCCTTTAAGATACTCAAACTCAGGCCCGGACAAGGCGAGGCTTGCCACTGGTTCACCCAACTTGATCTTGCATGGATACTCCACACCGAGTAG